The window CATGTTGTGGGTGACAATGGCAACGGTAAACTGTTTTTTCAGTTCCACCATCAGCTCTTCGATCTGGCGGGTGGCAATGGGGTCCAGTGCGGAGCATGGTTCGTCCATAAGAAGAACCCGGGGCTCTGTGGCAATGGCCCTGGCAATGCACAGGCGCTGCTGCTGGCCACCGGAAAGGGACAGGCCGTTGTTTTTAAGTTTGTCCTTTACCTCTTTCCACAGGGCGGCCCCTCTAAGGGCTTTTTCAACCTTTTCGTGCATGTTTCCCTTGTATCGGTTCAAGCGCAGGCCAAAGGCTACGTTTTCAAAGATGGACATGGAAAACGGGTTGGGCTGCTGGAACACCATGCCGATATTGCGGCGTACCGACACGGGGTCAATATTGCTGTCATAGATATTGATTCCGTGGAAATGGACATCTCCCACAAACCGGAATCCCCGGATCAGGTCGTTCATTCGGTTTATGCTTTTAAGCACAGTGCTTTTACCGCAGCCTGAGGGGCCGATAAAGCCGGTGATCTGGTTTCTTTTTATGGGCACGTGACTGTCCCTGACGGCAAGGAAATCACCGTAAAAAATCTGTTCGGCCTTACAATCCAGGGCAACATCAGCCGGCAGGTCGTTTTCATAGGCTTCGTTCGCATCAACTTGTTTTAATGCTTCCATGAGCGTTAATACTCCCTTGTTCGTGTACTTAAATTTACAGTTTCGTTTTTCCGCCGATGCTGCGGCTGACAATGTTGAGGACAAATACCAGCACAACAAGAATCAGTGATGCTGCCCAGGCCAGTTCGATAAGATTTTCATAGGGGCTGGATGACCAGTTGTAGATCAATACGGCCAGTG is drawn from uncultured Desulfobacter sp. and contains these coding sequences:
- the pstB gene encoding phosphate ABC transporter ATP-binding protein PstB, encoding MEALKQVDANEAYENDLPADVALDCKAEQIFYGDFLAVRDSHVPIKRNQITGFIGPSGCGKSTVLKSINRMNDLIRGFRFVGDVHFHGINIYDSNIDPVSVRRNIGMVFQQPNPFSMSIFENVAFGLRLNRYKGNMHEKVEKALRGAALWKEVKDKLKNNGLSLSGGQQQRLCIARAIATEPRVLLMDEPCSALDPIATRQIEELMVELKKQFTVAIVTHNMQQAVRVADQTAFFAVDISKGGRTGYLVEMSPTKELFENPQEQLTKEYLHGEFS